Genomic DNA from Candidatus Binatia bacterium:
ACAGAAGTCGTCCCAGATGGAGGGCCCTCGGCCGTCCTCGGCGACGCCGCCTTCGATCTGGTAGGACGAGGTTGCGACTCCCCAGCGAAAATCTTCGGGCAGGGCATTGCGGTTGTTCATGGACCTCTCTGGATCTGGTCGTGCGAGATGCGTGAACAGGCGGATCCGAGCATCGGTGCGGCGCTATTTCACTGATCCGGCGGTCAAACCCGCGACGAGATATCGCTGCAGCAGGAGGAAGCCGATTACGACCGGCACGCTGACCGTCAGCGAAGCCGCCATGATCTGGTTCCAGTAGACGTTGTTCTGCGTTGCGTAACCCTGCAATCCGACGGCCAGCGTTCGCGTCGACTCATTGGTCAGTACCGAGGCGAACAGGACCTCACCCCACGAGGTCATAAAGGCGTAGATGGTGACCGCGACGATGCCCGGCATGGCGACCGGGATCACCACGCGAACGAACGCACCGAGCGGGCCGGCGCCATCGACCTTCGCGGCCTCATCGAGCTCGCGTGGCACCGAATCCAGGTAGCCGGCCAACATCCAGATGGCGAAGGGCAAGGTGAACGTCATATAGGTGATGATTAGGCCGAGCCGGCTTTGGTAGAGGTTGATGCCGGTGGCTTGACTAAGGTTGACGAAGATGACGAAGAGCGGCAACAGGAACAAGATCCCCGGGAACATCTGAGTGGACAGCACGACGATGGAGAAGGTCTGCCGACCGTGGAACCGGTAGCGGCTCACCGCGTACGCCGCGAGCAGCGCGACGCCAACGGAGGCCAGTGAGGCAACCGTCGAGACAACGATGCTGTTCACGAAGTACTCGGCAAGCGGGATCGTGTGCCACATGTCGAAGAAGGGTTGCACCGTCAGGTGGGTGGGAAACCAGCGGAAGTCACCCTGCACATCGCCAAGCGGTTTGAGGGCGGATGTCACCATCACCCAGATTGGGAGCCCCGCGAATACCGCGAGGACGGTCAGCCCGATCCGACGAGTCCAGGAGAACCAGGTAGGTTCACGCATTGTCACTCCCTCGGCTGGAGACGGCCAGATATCCGACGGTCACGACGAGCAGGAAGATGAGCAGCAGCACCGACATCGCCGAACCCGTCCCGAAGTTCCACGTGACGAACGAGTTCTGGTAGATATGCATCGAGATGAGATCCGCTTGCTCTGGCGCCGATTTTCCGAACAGGACGTACGGGACCGTGAATTCGAGGAACGTCCAGAGAAACAGGACGATCAGCAGTACCCGATTGACCGACTTGAGCATGGGCATGGTCACCCAGCGGATCTGGGCGAAAACGCCGGCACCATCCATAGCCGCCGCCTCGTACAGGTCTTGGGGGATGCTCTGCATCCCCGCGGTCAGCATGAGGAACGCAAACGGCCAGCTACGCCAGACCTCAACGATGACCAGGGAGTAGAAGCTGTTTTGGCCGATAAGCCAGAACGGCCGCTGATCAGCCAGATGAAGTTGATCGATCAAGACGTGATTTACGATCCCGGTGTCTCGCTGGAACATGAAGCTCCACATGATGACCGAGGCGAACACCGGCAAGGCATAGGGAATGAGGAACACCGTGCGGATCAGGCCGCGGCCACGGAATGAGCGCTGGGTGAAAACCGCCGCGGCTAGGCCGAACATCCACGAGAACCCGAGTACCAGGACGGTGAATCCGAGCGTCACCAGAAATGAGTGAAGCAGGGCCTCTCCGGCCGCCTGGTTGAAGTCCAGGGCAAGCCGGTAGTTGTCGAAGCCGGCCGCGGGAGCAGCGCTCCAGTTGCGAAGATAAAACTGGGTGAGTCTGAGGAAGCTGATCCCCACACCGACCAGCATCGGAACGACGTGGATCAACAGTTCCAGCACAACCGCCGGCAGTAGCAGGAAGTACGGCAGCAATTCCCGGCGAGGCCGCCGTTTCCTCGGTGGCGGACGGTCTAGCTGGACGGTACCGACCACCGGCTGTTTCCTCCTCTGGCTTGGCGGGCGCCGAAGCGCCCGTCAAGCCCTCGGGTCGTTAATTACCTCGTCGGAATTCAGGGGGCGAGTTGCTGTTGTGCTGCGGCGAGTTGACTGCTGATCTCGGAGTCGCCCACGGCCTTGCCGCTCGCCGCATCGGCGAACATGTTCTTCATCGCCGTACCGATCAGCGTCTCGAACTGGCTCTCCTGCGCCACGGCCGGCAACGGTGCCGCGCTGGTGGCGAGGATGTTCTTGAAGAGCTGTACTGCCGGTGTCTGGAAGGCCGGGTCGCTGTATGCCTCGCTGACCGAGGGCAGCGATCCATAGGTTTTGTTCAAAATCTCCTGCTCAGGCGTGCTCGTCATGAACTTCACGAACTGCAGCGCAGCGTCCTTGTTCTTACTGCTGTTGAAGACGGCGAGGTTGATGCCCGCGACCATGCTGGTGACCTTCTTGCCGCCTGCGGGCATCTGGTCCGGGAGCGGCAGCGCAGCGACGCCGATATCGGCGGCGTTCATGCCCAGCTGGGCGAGTGAGCCGGACGCTGCCTGCCAGATCATCATCGAACTCTTGCCTTTGGCGAAGTCGCTCAGCGCCTCGGTGCCGTTGGAGTATTCGGCGTCGCTGGGATTGACGATCTTGTCGCTCTGCATGAAGTCGATGTACTGCTTGATGGCTGCGATGTTCTGTGGAGTATTGAAGGT
This window encodes:
- a CDS encoding sugar ABC transporter permease gives rise to the protein MLPYFLLLPAVVLELLIHVVPMLVGVGISFLRLTQFYLRNWSAAPAAGFDNYRLALDFNQAAGEALLHSFLVTLGFTVLVLGFSWMFGLAAAVFTQRSFRGRGLIRTVFLIPYALPVFASVIMWSFMFQRDTGIVNHVLIDQLHLADQRPFWLIGQNSFYSLVIVEVWRSWPFAFLMLTAGMQSIPQDLYEAAAMDGAGVFAQIRWVTMPMLKSVNRVLLIVLFLWTFLEFTVPYVLFGKSAPEQADLISMHIYQNSFVTWNFGTGSAMSVLLLIFLLVVTVGYLAVSSRGSDNA
- a CDS encoding carbohydrate ABC transporter permease; the protein is MREPTWFSWTRRIGLTVLAVFAGLPIWVMVTSALKPLGDVQGDFRWFPTHLTVQPFFDMWHTIPLAEYFVNSIVVSTVASLASVGVALLAAYAVSRYRFHGRQTFSIVVLSTQMFPGILFLLPLFVIFVNLSQATGINLYQSRLGLIITYMTFTLPFAIWMLAGYLDSVPRELDEAAKVDGAGPLGAFVRVVIPVAMPGIVAVTIYAFMTSWGEVLFASVLTNESTRTLAVGLQGYATQNNVYWNQIMAASLTVSVPVVIGFLLLQRYLVAGLTAGSVK